A portion of the Deltaproteobacteria bacterium genome contains these proteins:
- a CDS encoding 3'(2'),5'-bisphosphate nucleotidase CysQ, with the protein MPADNSDRLKSFDISSRSYLLEILGSKSEVDFLAKAQSIAEEAGQMIIDEVLLRGMSVVVETSNEKSDGSPVSDIDLLAHAVLAKGLSEISVFPLVSEEDPSGPLSIEKISPGEFFWLADPLDGTRDFLAGEKTFAVALSLMRKSNSALEAKIVGHARGYWGTIVDPSERRSWAASRFNRLVKRVAGRQVAVARDLSSRPLRILGSRSIPSHRMEQLYQFWGSNDVTRMGSAIKFALIAEGLYDVYPRFGPTSEWDTAAGQILLEAEGGGLCSLQTGEPMLYGKQSWSNGGFLAARTTELLQTWTPRMRLTQT; encoded by the coding sequence ATGCCAGCAGACAATTCAGATCGGTTGAAGTCCTTTGATATCTCGTCCCGCTCCTATCTTCTTGAAATATTGGGGAGTAAATCGGAAGTCGATTTTTTAGCGAAAGCGCAATCGATTGCCGAGGAAGCAGGGCAGATGATCATTGACGAGGTCCTTCTGCGAGGGATGTCGGTGGTGGTTGAAACCAGCAATGAGAAATCAGATGGTAGCCCCGTTTCCGATATCGATCTGCTAGCCCATGCAGTATTGGCAAAAGGCTTGAGCGAGATTTCCGTTTTTCCCCTCGTCTCAGAGGAAGATCCCAGCGGCCCGCTTTCAATTGAGAAAATTAGTCCGGGCGAATTCTTTTGGTTGGCTGATCCGCTGGACGGAACTAGAGATTTTCTTGCGGGCGAAAAGACGTTCGCTGTTGCTCTTTCATTAATGCGAAAATCAAATTCAGCTTTGGAAGCAAAGATCGTTGGTCATGCACGCGGATATTGGGGCACGATCGTTGATCCAAGTGAGCGGCGCTCATGGGCCGCTTCGCGGTTCAATCGGCTAGTGAAGCGGGTTGCCGGTCGACAAGTGGCGGTCGCTCGCGATTTATCTTCGCGGCCTCTTCGGATCCTCGGAAGTCGGTCGATCCCAAGTCACCGGATGGAGCAGCTCTATCAGTTTTGGGGTTCAAACGATGTCACGAGAATGGGTTCGGCAATCAAGTTCGCATTGATTGCGGAGGGACTTTACGACGTTTACCCACGGTTTGGTCCGACGTCGGAATGGGACACGGCCGCTGGTCAAATTTTGTTGGAAGCGGAGGGGGGCGGGCTTTGCTCGCTTCAGACGGGAGAACCCATGTTGTACGGAAAACAATCGTGGTCGAACGGTGGTTTTTTAGCTGCGCGTACAACCGAGTTACTGCAGACATGGACGCCCCGCATGCGCTTAACACAAACCTG